The following coding sequences are from one Candidatus Nitrosopumilus sp. SW window:
- the rtcA gene encoding RNA 3'-terminal phosphate cyclase, with product MNFLKINGAFGEGGGQIIRSAIILSCITKQPIHIENIRKNRKVPGLKPQHITAIKILKKISDSKVIGDEIGSTELKFIPGEIKNAKLFEDVGTAGSISLILQVLIPIVAISEKKLDLTIKGGTDVQWSPTIDYTQHVLKEVYSRMGIQFSLELKKRGYYPKGNGEINLEINPSKVKAISLSKRKTNQVQIISTFSKLSPEKIKSEIKKIEERLTKENFVVKTEIKEQEAIDSGASLLVYSVDENSIIGVDSLYNKKTQKFELDYGKFLEDRSVDENLADMIVVPASLAKGKTTFQVKEISKHLETNLFVTSKITGCRYGIGKLPNGFEVIIEGISYPSIK from the coding sequence ATGAATTTTCTTAAAATCAACGGAGCGTTTGGTGAAGGAGGAGGACAAATAATTCGCTCTGCAATTATTCTTTCATGTATTACAAAACAACCAATACATATTGAAAATATCAGAAAGAACAGGAAGGTTCCAGGATTAAAGCCACAGCATATTACTGCAATTAAAATTTTAAAAAAAATTTCAGATTCAAAAGTTATTGGAGATGAAATTGGTTCTACAGAATTAAAATTCATTCCAGGAGAAATTAAAAATGCAAAATTATTTGAAGATGTTGGAACTGCAGGAAGTATTTCATTAATTTTACAAGTTTTAATCCCAATAGTTGCAATTTCAGAAAAGAAACTTGATCTTACAATCAAAGGAGGCACAGATGTACAATGGAGTCCTACAATTGATTATACTCAACATGTTCTAAAAGAGGTATATTCAAGAATGGGAATTCAATTTTCACTTGAGTTAAAAAAAAGAGGATACTATCCAAAAGGAAATGGGGAAATAAATTTGGAAATTAATCCATCAAAAGTAAAAGCTATTTCGTTATCAAAGCGTAAAACAAATCAAGTACAAATTATCTCTACATTTTCAAAACTATCACCTGAAAAAATTAAAAGTGAAATCAAAAAAATTGAAGAGAGGTTAACTAAAGAAAACTTTGTTGTTAAAACAGAAATTAAAGAACAAGAGGCGATAGATTCAGGTGCATCCCTACTAGTTTACAGTGTTGATGAAAATTCAATCATAGGGGTTGATTCATTATATAACAAAAAAACTCAAAAGTTTGAATTAGATTATGGGAAATTTTTAGAAGATAGGTCAGTAGATGAGAACCTAGCAGACATGATTGTAGTTCCAGCAAGTTTGGCCAAAGGTAAAACTACATTCCAAGTAAAGGAGATTTCAAAACATTTGGAAACTAACTTGTTTGTAACATCAAAAATTACAGGTTGTAGGTATGGGATAGGGAAATTACCAAATGGTTTTGAAGTAATTATTGAGGGAATATCATACCCCAGCATCAAGTAA
- a CDS encoding alanine--glyoxylate aminotransferase family protein: MEYLSMLPGPTNVPNRVMRAMLAPIINHRSDDFVELYTDVIDKTQQVFETKNDVVALSASGTGAVEAGVVNLVKKGDKVIIPVNGEFSNRLSQLIEGQGANVVKLETPPGENATFDQVKEAFDNNKDVKAFYVVHNETSTGTMVNYLDRISDLTSRNDAFYVVDSVSLLGGAPLPVDKWNIDVCMTGAQKAIAAPPGISPISVSPKAKKYMQENPPSTMYFNLARYFKYYDEEKHTPFTPALPLLYAYREALAILLEEGLQNVFNRHKVCSDALYSGLSAMGLSPFAKEEDRSISIVALNYLDGLEDKTFRNTLANKFKVLVAGGFGNLKGKVFRVGCMGEVSPYHVMRTISAISSTLAMMGYEVDAQAGLKTAEEKLKSL, from the coding sequence ATGGAATATCTTTCAATGCTTCCAGGACCAACAAACGTACCTAATCGCGTAATGAGAGCTATGTTGGCACCAATCATCAACCATAGAAGTGATGATTTTGTTGAATTATACACAGATGTCATTGACAAAACTCAACAAGTCTTTGAAACTAAAAACGATGTTGTAGCATTGTCTGCATCTGGAACTGGTGCTGTTGAAGCAGGAGTTGTTAATTTAGTTAAGAAAGGTGACAAAGTAATCATTCCAGTAAACGGTGAATTTAGTAATAGATTATCTCAATTAATTGAAGGCCAAGGAGCAAACGTAGTAAAGCTTGAAACTCCTCCTGGAGAAAATGCAACTTTTGATCAAGTAAAAGAAGCATTTGACAATAACAAGGATGTCAAAGCATTCTATGTTGTTCATAATGAAACCTCAACAGGAACTATGGTCAATTATCTTGATAGAATATCTGATTTAACATCTAGAAATGATGCATTCTATGTAGTAGACTCTGTATCTCTCTTAGGGGGTGCACCACTTCCAGTTGATAAATGGAACATTGATGTATGTATGACTGGAGCACAAAAAGCAATTGCAGCTCCTCCAGGAATTTCTCCAATCTCAGTTAGTCCTAAAGCTAAAAAATACATGCAAGAAAATCCTCCATCTACAATGTATTTCAATTTAGCAAGATACTTCAAATATTATGATGAGGAAAAACATACTCCTTTCACACCAGCATTACCTTTACTTTATGCATACAGAGAAGCATTAGCAATCCTACTTGAAGAAGGATTACAAAACGTATTCAATAGACACAAGGTATGTTCAGATGCATTGTACTCTGGACTTAGTGCAATGGGATTATCTCCATTTGCAAAAGAAGAAGATCGTTCTATCTCTATTGTTGCATTAAATTATCTTGATGGTCTTGAAGATAAGACATTTAGAAATACACTTGCAAACAAATTCAAAGTTCTTGTTGCAGGTGGATTTGGAAATCTCAAAGGTAAAGTGTTTAGAGTTGGATGTATGGGTGAAGTTAGTCCATATCATGTAATGAGAACAATTTCTGCAATCTCATCAACATTAGCAATGATGGGATATGAGGTAGATGCTCAAGCAGGACTAAAAACTGCTGAAGAAAAACTCAAGTCTCTCTAA
- a CDS encoding sn-glycerol-1-phosphate dehydrogenase — protein MTKNQDRMKSHTMELPRQIVVGEKNINEFGEFLHNLTKPKKISLISGIHVKKVLRQKIEKSLKTKKIKFVWHTSKDNQISTLNKIQKDVKKDHSDIIAGIGGGRSVDAAKLISFNLDIPFVSVPTAASHDGVSSPFVSVKSDKPHSIVASAPLGVFVDIDIIKKAPSRLLASGCGDLIANIIAVKDWQLGHQKTGEYYGTYSAELAMMSAMMVLDNSKKYAKKGLDARVIVEALISAGVASCIAGSSRPCSGAEHLFSHALDKIAPGKGLHGEKCGIGSIMIGKLQGQDWKKIVKTLKDVGAPTTAKQIGLTEEQIVDALVIAQDLRPERYTILKEVEMTERKAKSLAKSTKVI, from the coding sequence ATGACAAAAAATCAAGATCGCATGAAATCACATACAATGGAATTACCTAGGCAGATTGTTGTAGGTGAAAAAAACATAAATGAATTTGGTGAATTTTTACACAATTTAACAAAACCAAAAAAAATTTCTCTAATTTCAGGAATTCATGTTAAAAAAGTTCTTAGACAAAAAATTGAAAAATCATTAAAAACTAAAAAAATCAAATTTGTGTGGCACACATCAAAAGATAATCAAATTAGCACTCTAAATAAAATTCAAAAAGATGTAAAAAAAGATCATAGTGATATTATTGCAGGTATTGGCGGTGGACGATCTGTTGATGCTGCAAAATTAATTTCCTTTAATTTAGATATTCCATTTGTCAGTGTACCAACTGCAGCATCACATGATGGAGTATCAAGTCCATTTGTTTCAGTTAAAAGTGACAAACCACATTCTATTGTTGCATCTGCACCATTAGGGGTTTTTGTAGATATAGATATCATCAAAAAAGCACCGTCAAGATTACTTGCTAGCGGTTGCGGGGATCTGATCGCAAATATTATTGCAGTTAAAGATTGGCAATTAGGTCATCAAAAAACTGGAGAATATTATGGAACTTACTCAGCAGAATTGGCCATGATGAGTGCCATGATGGTACTAGACAACTCAAAGAAATATGCAAAAAAGGGATTAGATGCAAGAGTAATTGTTGAGGCTTTGATTAGTGCAGGAGTTGCTTCATGTATTGCAGGAAGTAGCAGACCATGTTCTGGTGCTGAACATCTATTTTCACATGCTTTAGACAAAATCGCACCAGGAAAGGGATTACATGGAGAAAAATGCGGAATAGGTTCTATTATGATTGGTAAACTTCAAGGACAAGATTGGAAAAAAATTGTTAAAACATTGAAAGATGTTGGTGCACCAACAACTGCAAAACAAATCGGTTTAACTGAAGAACAAATAGTTGATGCTTTAGTTATTGCACAAGACTTGAGACCTGAAAGATACACAATTCTAAAAGAAGTAGAGATGACAGAAAGAAAGGCAAAAAGTCTAGCTAAGAGTACTAAAGTTATTTAA
- a CDS encoding FKBP-type peptidyl-prolyl cis-trans isomerase, translated as MTFDKGSLVLVDYTAKVKDSEEVFDTTLEEDAKKYSIHEQNVKYQPKLVSIGEVSYPVLKGLDEALAKTSVGDKLTVEVTPDKGFGERDSGKVRMIPIRKLGEDAEKVSVGDTIEVDNKRGIIRFIGSGRVQIDYNHRYAGKTILFDVNVIKSLDSPNDKVDGILKNRLPVEDSKISFDLKDKEVSITIPEEILRADGLQIMKHFIQLDIFKFVPTLEKVNFVETHVNKQTQEKKTETKEKSPEQKAA; from the coding sequence TTGACTTTCGATAAAGGTTCACTAGTCTTAGTTGATTATACAGCAAAGGTCAAAGATAGTGAAGAAGTATTTGATACAACTCTTGAAGAAGATGCAAAAAAATATTCTATTCATGAGCAAAATGTCAAATATCAACCAAAACTAGTTTCAATTGGCGAAGTTTCATATCCAGTTCTAAAAGGACTTGATGAGGCTCTTGCAAAAACATCTGTTGGTGACAAACTTACAGTTGAAGTTACACCTGACAAAGGCTTTGGTGAAAGAGACTCTGGTAAAGTCAGAATGATTCCAATTAGAAAGCTAGGTGAGGATGCAGAGAAAGTTTCAGTTGGTGATACAATTGAAGTTGATAATAAACGTGGAATAATTCGTTTTATTGGTTCAGGAAGAGTCCAAATTGATTATAATCATAGATACGCAGGAAAAACAATTCTTTTTGATGTTAATGTTATCAAATCTCTTGATTCTCCAAACGATAAAGTTGATGGAATTTTAAAAAATAGACTTCCCGTAGAAGACTCAAAAATTTCATTTGACTTGAAAGATAAAGAAGTTAGCATTACTATTCCTGAAGAAATTCTTCGTGCAGATGGTTTACAAATAATGAAACACTTTATCCAATTAGATATTTTCAAATTTGTTCCTACTTTAGAAAAAGTAAACTTTGTTGAAACCCATGTCAACAAACAAACTCAAGAAAAGAAAACTGAAACAAAAGAAAAATCACCTGAACAAAAGGCTGCTTAA
- a CDS encoding CopD family protein gives MAALEQAILTWIHLVAAAIWVGGSLFIGIVFSPLLKTMTNSIEERMQIMIRVGRRFNKVAVPSLIILMATGLYSSHVLLSKPDLLVATSYGTFLIIKILLVIALIITYIVHVRVIRKDVEDKIMSNQMPEHQIQKLRKKIIILGEITVVLSVAILFFAALLDAGV, from the coding sequence ATGGCAGCATTAGAGCAAGCAATTCTAACTTGGATTCATCTTGTTGCAGCTGCAATATGGGTAGGTGGTTCATTATTCATTGGAATAGTTTTTTCTCCACTTCTAAAAACTATGACAAATTCTATTGAAGAAAGAATGCAAATAATGATTCGTGTTGGAAGGCGATTTAACAAAGTAGCTGTTCCTTCTTTAATTATTTTAATGGCAACTGGATTGTATAGTTCACATGTGTTACTAAGCAAACCAGATCTTCTTGTTGCAACAAGTTATGGAACTTTTCTTATAATCAAAATACTTCTTGTAATTGCATTAATTATTACATACATTGTACATGTTAGAGTAATTAGAAAAGATGTTGAAGATAAAATAATGTCAAATCAAATGCCTGAACACCAAATTCAAAAATTGAGAAAAAAAATTATAATTCTTGGAGAAATCACTGTAGTTTTATCCGTAGCAATCTTGTTTTTTGCAGCCTTACTTGATGCTGGGGTATGA
- a CDS encoding nicotinamide-nucleotide adenylyltransferase — translation MNGLLIGRFQPFHLGHLEALRFALSKVDKLWVGLGSSNKSPEKNNPFSAEERKEMILSSIDDSMKEKISIYFIPDLDNHVKWIEKIDTIVPEFDIVFSNDELTNHLYSKRDIQVVPIPFLKRNELSGTNIRDLIIGDQNWNVLVPKGTENFLINHNAKERLKNL, via the coding sequence ATGAATGGATTGCTAATAGGACGATTCCAACCTTTTCATTTAGGTCATCTTGAGGCGCTACGGTTTGCTTTATCCAAAGTTGATAAATTGTGGGTAGGCTTGGGAAGTTCTAACAAATCTCCAGAAAAGAACAACCCTTTTTCGGCTGAAGAACGCAAAGAAATGATTCTATCTTCAATAGATGATTCCATGAAAGAAAAAATTTCGATCTATTTTATCCCGGATTTAGATAATCATGTAAAATGGATTGAAAAAATCGATACAATAGTTCCTGAATTTGATATTGTCTTCTCAAATGATGAACTTACTAATCATTTGTATTCAAAACGAGATATTCAAGTTGTTCCAATTCCTTTTTTAAAAAGAAACGAATTATCTGGAACAAATATTAGAGATTTGATTATTGGCGATCAGAATTGGAATGTACTAGTTCCCAAAGGTACAGAAAATTTTTTGATAAATCATAATGCCAAAGAACGTCTAAAAAATCTCTAA